From a single Brassica oleracea var. oleracea cultivar TO1000 chromosome C5, BOL, whole genome shotgun sequence genomic region:
- the LOC106343800 gene encoding uncharacterized protein LOC106343800: MAEELLANEERLTRTDSAEKKRVRDESDDTVIDSPEVKRLRDDLFDVLDDSDPEPVSQDLDSVMKSFENELSSTVTTAQGSGETQPDLGYLLEASDDELGLPPVSPVPVAKEVETTETLTDLVRASSDSSGVEELWGFEDHLSNYGSLDFGSGVGDGGDYLAVEGLFEFSDDGFDAGELFSWRSESLPAE; the protein is encoded by the coding sequence ATGGCGGAGGAGTTGTTGGCTAACGAAGAGAGGCTAACTCGGACTGACTCAGCTGAGAAAAAGCGAGTCAGGGACGAGTCTGACGACACGGTTATTGACTCCCCCGAGGTGAAGAGGCTCAGAGACGATTTATTCGATGTTCTCGATGACTCGGATCCTGAACCGGTGAGTCAAGATCTCGACTCGGTCATGAAGAGTTTCGAGAACGAGCTATCTTCCACGGTTACCACGGCGCAAGGATCCGGCGAAACCCAGCCGGATCTCGGCTACCTTCTCGAGGCTTCCGATGACGAGCTTGGTCTGCCGCCGGTTTCTCCGGTTCCCGTCGCGAAGGAGGTGGAAACGACGGAGACGTTAACGGATCTGGTGCGAGCGTCGTCGGATTCGTCAGGAGTCGAAGAGCTATGGGGGTTCGAGGATCATTTGTCGAATTACGGCTCGTTAGATTTCGGTTCCGGCGTCGGAGATGGTGGAGATTACCTCGCCGTAGAGGGGCTCTTTGAATTTTCCGATGATGGTTTCGATGCCGGCGAGCTATTTTCGTGGCGGTCGGAGTCTTTACCGGCGGAATAA
- the LOC106292814 gene encoding uncharacterized protein LOC106292814, with protein MGEGKGSTLVFILVIALCLVAFGFSIAAERRRSIGKSIQDPITNATYCVYSSDVATGYGVGAFLFLLSSESLLMGVTKCMCFGRPLSPGSDRAWSIIYFISSWMTFLVAEACLIAGATKNAYHTKYLSAQAFSCESLRKGIFIAGAVFTVATMILNVYYYFHFTKSVSSPPTHKANRSGSNIGMAGYA; from the exons ATGGGAGAAGGGAAAGGCTCTACTCTTGTTTTCATCCTCGTCATCGCCCTCTGTTTAGTCGCCTTCGGCTTCTCCATCGCCGCCGAACGCCGCCGGAGCATT GGAAAAAGTATACAAGACCCAATAACAAATGCAACGTACTGCGTTTATAGCTCTGATGTAGCCACTGGTTATGGAGTTGGAGCTTTCCTTTTCCTCCTCTCTAGTGAATCATTGCTTATGGGTGTCACCAAATGTATGTGCTTTGGTAGGCCTTTATCCCCCGGAAGTGACCGTGCTTGGTCTATTATCTATTTCATCTCTTCTTG GATGACGTTTCTGGTAGCTGAAGCTTGTTTAATTGCGGGAGCGACTAAGAACGCATACCACACAAAGTACTTGAGCGCACAAGCCTTCTCGTGTGAATCGTTACGCAAAGGAATTTTCATTGCAGGAGCAGTTTTTACGGTTGCAACTATGATCCTTAATGTCTACTACTACTTCCACTTTACCAAATCTGTCTCTTCTCCGCCTACTCACAAAGCCAACCGTTCCGGTTCAAATATCGGTATGGCTGGCTATGCATAG